From one Trifolium pratense cultivar HEN17-A07 linkage group LG1, ARS_RC_1.1, whole genome shotgun sequence genomic stretch:
- the LOC123919468 gene encoding endoplasmic reticulum metallopeptidase 1 yields MTMRKRRETASVASKGSNSGGDGSEKQSSNDGEIRTVVSVGNSKRSSISWLALFFIISYSCSAIYQYQFQNMPVPLTAEQAGKRGFSEVEAFSHVKALTEVGPHPVGSEALHQALQYVLTACETIKKTAHWEVDVEVDLFHVESGANRLVSGLFAGKSLVYSDLDHVVVRILPKYTSEAREESILVSSHIDTVFSTEGAGDCSSCVGVMLELARGVSQWAHGLKKGVIFLFNTGEEEGLNGAHSFITQHPWSKTVRMAIDLEAMGIGGKSSIFQAGPHPGAIESFASVAKYPSGQTIAQDLFTSGVIKSATDFQVYKEVAGLSGLDFAYVDNTAVYHTKNDKLELLTKGSLQHLGENMLAFLLHVGASSQFPEDSSTESKEDISNNKAIYFDILGTYMVVYRQKFANLLHNSVIMQSLLIWVTSLAMGGIPAAASLALSCLGVLFTWLFSLGFSVLVAFLLPLVSSSPVPYVSSPWLVVGLFGAPAILGALTGQHLGYLLFQKYLLNLHSKRGQFPTIIRAELVKLEAERWLYKAGSFQWLILLILGNYFKIGSSYLALVWLVSPAFAYGFFEATLSPARLPKPLKLATLVLGLATPILISAGIFIRLGATLIGGMVRLDRNPGGTPEWLGNVVIAAYIAALLSLTLVYLLSYVHLSGAKKTITLASLLLFSLSLAAVLSGVVPPFSEDTARAVNVVHVVDATGKLDERHDTVSYVSLFSTTPGNLNKEVEQINENFVCGKDKPIDFVTFSVKYGCWTYNDTMSGWSEADIPTIHVKSDTKENERITQVSIDTKESVRWVLAINTKEIEDFKFTDARSSEELISEDISEDKKSSVDDWHIIQFSGGKNAPRLFDLTLYWKSDSTQSTDNGSLLKLRTDVNRLTPITERVLEKLPRWCSLFGKSTSPHTLAFLRNLPVNF; encoded by the exons ATGACAATGCGGAAGAGACGCGAAACTGCGTCAGTAGCATCCAAAGGGTCTAACAGTGGTGGTGATGGAAGTGAAAAACAGTCTAGTAATGATGGTGAAATTCGAACTGTTGTTAGTGTTGGAAACTCGAAGAGGTCTTCAATTTCATGGCTGGCCTTGTTCTTTATTATCAGTTATTCATGTTCAGCTATTTATCAGTATCAGTTCCAGAATATGCCTGTGCCTCTTACTGCAGAACAGGCTGGAAAGAGAGGTTTTTCCGAGGTTGAAGCATTCAGTCATGTTAAGGCTTTGACTGAGGTTGGTCCTCATCCTGTTGGTTCTGAAGCTCTTCATCAAGCCTTGCAG TATGTTTTGACAGCATGTGAAACTATAAAGAAAACAGCCCACTGGGAGGTGGACGTTGAAGTGGATCTTTTTCATGTTGAGTCTGGTGCAAATCGTCTGGTCAGTGGCTTATTTGCGGGGAAATCACTTGTTTATTCAGACCTGGATCATGTCGTAGTAAGAATCTTGCCGAAATATACATCTGAAGCAAGAGAAGAATCCATTCTGGTCTCATCTCATATTGATACCGTTTTTTCGAC AGAAGGGGCGGGAGATTGCAGTTCATGTGTAGGCGTTATGCTTGAACTTGCTCGTGGAGTTTCTCAGTGGGCTCATGGATTGAAGAAAGGTgttatattcttatttaataCTGGCGAGGAGGAGGGTCTTAATGGTGCTCATAGCTTCATAACCCAG CACCCATGGAGTAAAACTGTTCGTATGGCTATTGATCTAGAGGCCATGGGCATTGGAGGGAAGTCTAGTATTTTTCAG GCTGGTCCTCATCCAGGGGCTATTGAGAGCTTTGCTTCGGTAGCAAAATACCCATCTGGTCAAACTATTGCACAG GATCTTTTTACTTCGGGGGTCATAAAATCTGCAACAGATTTCCAAGTGTACAAAGAGGTTGCTGGACTCTCTGGACTTGATTTTGCATATGTAGATAATACTGCTGTATATCATACAAAG AATGACAAATTAGAGCTTTTAACGAAAGGATCTCTTCAACATCTGGGGGAGAATATGCTTGCTTTCTTGCTTCATGTTGGTGCATCTTCTCAATTTCCAGAAGACAGCTCAACAGAGTCAAAGGAAGACATAAGCAATAACAAAGCCATATACTTTGACATTTTG GGAACATATATGGTTGTATACCGTCAAAAGTTCGCTAATTTGCTCCACAATTCAGTGATAATGCAGTCACTTTTAATATGGGTTACATCATTGGCTATGGGCGGTATACCAGCTGCAGCTTCATTGGCCTTATCATGTTTGGGTGTTCTCTTCACGTGGCTGTTTTCCTTAGGTTTCTCCGTTCTTGTTGCCTTTCTTCTACCTTTGGTATCTTCATCACCAGTGCCATATGTTTCTAGTCCGTGGTTGGTGGTTGGATTATTTGGTGCACCAGCTATTTTGGGAGCATTGACGGGTCAACACTTGGGTTATCTTCTATTTCAAAAATATCTCTTGAATCTGCATTCTAAGAGAGGACAATTTCCCACCATTATTAGGGCTGAACTTGTCAAGCTGGAGGCTGAAAGATGGCTCTATAAAGCCGGATCCTTTCAGTGGCTCATTCTTCTCATTTTGGGGAACTATTTTAAAATTGGGTCTTCTTACTTGGCTCTTGTTTGGTTAGTTTCTCCGGCATTTGCAT ATGGATTTTTTGAAGCAACACTATCCCCAGCCAGGTTACCAAAGCCACTCAAACTGGCAACCCTAGTTTTAGGGTTAGCCACACCAATTTTAATCTCTGCTGGAATATTTATTCGGCTTGGTGCTACACTCATAGGGGGTATGGTTCGACTCGATAG GAATCCTGGTGGTACTCCTGAATGGCTGGGAAATGTTGTGATTGCCGCATATATTGCCGCTCTCTTGTCTTTGACCTTGGTGTATCTTCTTTCATATGTCCATCTTTCAG GTGCGAAAAAGACAATCACCCTAGCTAGTTTGTTGCTGTTTAGTTTATCACTTGCAGCTGTATTGTCCGGAGTTGTTCCGCCATTTTCTGAAGACACCGCCAGAGCCGTGAAT GTCGTACATGTTGTGGATGCAACGGGAAAACTCGATGAAAGACATGATACTGTATCATATGTATCGTTATTTTCTACCACTCCTGGAAATTTGAATAAGGAGGTAGAACAGATTAATGAAAATTTTGTATGTGGTAAAGACAAACCCATCGATTTTGTTACTTTCTCGGTTAAATATGGTTGTTGGACATATAATGACACTATGAGTGGTTGGAGTGAGGCTGATATTCCTACAATACATGTCAAAAGTGATACCAAGGAGAATGAAAGAATTACACAAGTTTCAATCGACACAAAAGAGTCTGTTCGTTGGGTTCTCGCGATTAATACAAAAGAAATAGAAGATTTCAAGTTTACAG ATGCAAGGAGTTCTGAAGAATTAATTTCAGAAGACATTTCAGAAGACAAAAAGAGCAGCGTGGATGATTGGCATATAATTCAGTTTTCCGGAGGAAAGAATGCACCGAGATTGTTTGATCTGACTCTTTATTGGAAGTCGGATTCAACACAAAGCACTGATAATGGTTCTCTCTTGAAACTTAGAACCGATGTGAATAGATTAACACCGATAACGGAACGAGTTCTTGAAAAGCTCCCACGCTGGTGTTCTTTGTTTGGCAAGTCTACCTCTCCCCATACATTGGCTTTTTTGAGAAATCTTCCTGTTAATTTTTAA
- the LOC123919485 gene encoding uncharacterized protein LOC123919485, producing the protein MRSIPLGTSVSPKPINTSKISSFNINFKKSTTLPYWVSPSSHEFSILSLSQSGICRASQVVDLFPTVSPDITVREARLEDCWEVAETHCSSFFPEYSFPLDFVLRMDRLVAMLAGFSLPNGCKRTCLVAVIGNSLDQTFLFGSEDFKIAGFDGKLSLNKGYVAGILTVDTVADFLPKKGPLRQRRTGIAYISNVAVREKFRQKGIAKLLVAKAESQARNWGCRSIALHCDLRNPAATKLYQGQGFKSIKVPDGANWPQPKTSPDVKFNFMMKLLNKSAVSKTN; encoded by the exons ATGCGGTCAATTCCACTTGGAACCTCAGTATCTCCAAAACCTATAAACACCTCCAAAATTTCatcttttaatattaattttaagaaATCAACTACTTTACCATATTGGGTTTCACCTTCATCTCATGAATTCTCTATTTTATCTCTATCCCAATCAG GAATATGCAGAGCCAGTCAAGTTGTTGATTTGTTTCCAACCGTGTCTCCCGACATTACTGTGAGAGAGGCTAGATTAGAGGACTGTTGGGAAGTGGCAGAGACTCACTGCAGCTCTTTCTTTCCTGAATATTCCTTTCCGTTAGATTTTGTGTTGAGGATGGATAGATTGGTGGCTATGTTAGCAGGATTCTCTTTACCGAATGGTTGCAAAAGAACCTGTTTGGTTGCTGTTATTGGCAATTCACTTGATCAAACTTTTTTATTTGGAAGTGAGGATTTTAAAATTGCGGGTTTTGATGGTAAATTAAGCCTCAACAAGGGTTATGTGGCTGGCATATTAACAGTCGATACTGTTGCAGATTTTCTACCTAAAAAGGGGCCGCTTCGACAGAGAAG gACTGGAATTGCATACATATCAAATGTGGCAGTAAGAGAAAAATTTAGACAGAAAGGAATAGCTAAACTATTGGTGGCTAAGGCAGAATCACAAGCCAGAAATTGGGGATGTCGCTCCATTGCATTACACTGTGATTTACGAAATCCTGCGGCGACGAAGTTATACCAAGGCCAAGGTTTCAAATCTATAAAGGTTCCAGATGGAGCTAACTGGCCTCAACCAAAAACTTCACCAGATGTTAAGTTCAACTTCATGATGAAGCTTCTCAACAAATCAGCCGTTTCCAAAACTAACTAA
- the LOC123919492 gene encoding probable ribosomal protein S11, mitochondrial — protein MFRYLCSSISHSRRSLLSSSKSTLPSHVQGYVRGFSSANWSLNGRNQSANVNANASGRPNFLEEIGGKSRQMDFVRGARDEDEKSIMGGYINNQYHYQHDADFVHIKMLRNNTFVTVTDSKGNVKLSGSAGSLKDLKSGQKLSKFAAEATAEMVGRRARGLGLKSVVMKVNGFTHFRRKRNAILSWREGFMDSKGDRNPIVYVEDTTRRAHNGCRLPKSRRI, from the exons ATGTTTCGCTATTTGTGCTCTTCAATTTCTCATAGCCGTCGATCTCTTCTTTCTTCATCCAAATCCACACTTCCATCTCATGTCCAAG GTTATGTTAGAGGATTTTCAAGTGCCAATTGGAGTTTGAACGGAAGGAATCAAAGTGCGAACGTGAATGCAAATGCAAGTGGTCGTCCGAATTTTCTGGAAGAGATTGGTGGGAAGTCAAGGCAGATGGACTTTGTGAGAGGAGCTAGAGATGAAGATGAAAAGAGTATTATGGGAGGTTATATAAACAATCAGTATCATTATCAGCATGATGCTGATTTTGTTCATATAAAGATGCTGCGCAACAATACCTTTGTTACAGTCACCGATTCTAAAGGAAATGTTAAACTTAGTGGCTCTGCTGGTTCCTTGAAAGACTTGAAATCAGGGCAAAAACTTTCTAAGTTTGCtgctgaagcaactgctgaaatGGTTGGACGAAGAGCTAGGGGTTTAGGTTTGAAATCTGTTGTCATGAAAGTCAACGGATTTACTCATTTTCGGAGGAAAAGGAATGCAATATTGAGCTGGAGGGAAGGGTTTATGGATTCTAAAGGTGATAGAAATCCAATTGTATACGTTGAAGATACAACTCGCCGTGCTCATAACGGCTGCAGACTGCCAAAGAGCCGACGCATCTAG
- the LOC123919503 gene encoding phosphoglucomutase isoform X1 — translation MAATSGKIVQNVFVSQCCQQNRQSSRRDYCAPYMRNSLPSPPGKLTWSSFSSMQLRTLSKPPTDFTFRRNILCNASASSTVVPYLDKTDFLRLQNGSDIRGVALEGVEGEDVNLTEPVAEAIGAAFAGWLVEKKKADASQHLRVSIGHDSRISAKLLQNAISRGLAGAGLEVVLYGLASTPAMFNSTLTKDEAFSCPVDGSIMITASHLPFNRNGFKFFTNGGGLGKPDIKDILERAANIYNQFTEESLTLSERVASLSTKTVDYMTVYTSDLVKAVRKAAGNIEKPLEGFHIVVDAGNGAGGFFAAKVLEPLGAITSGSQFLEPDGLFPNHIPNPEDKTAMKAITKAVLDNKADLGIIFDTDVDRSAAVDSTGREFNRNRLIALMAAIVLEEHPGTTIVTDSVTSDGLTTFIEKKLGGKHHRFKRGYKNVIDEAIRLNSTGEESHLAIETSGHGALKENNWLDDGAYLMVKILNKLASARASGVGGGSNVLTGLIEGLQEPAFSVELRLKINQNHPDLKGGSFREYGETVLKHLENSIGSDPNLQKAPVNFEGIRVSGYGGWFLLRLSLHDPVLPLNIEAPNNEGAVKLGLVVLAAVKEFAGLDTSALNKFVGS, via the exons ATGGCAG CAACATCAGGGAAGATTGTCCAAAATGTTTTTGTGTCACAATGCTGCCAACAGAATAGACAGTCGAGTCGAAGGGACTATTGTGCCCCTTATATGCGCAACTCGCTTCCCTCTCCTCCAGGGAAGTTGACATGGAGTAGCTTCTCTTCCATGCAATTGCGCACATTATCGAAACCCCCGACTGATTTTACTTTCAGGAGAAATATTCTCTGCAATG CTTCTGCATCTTCTACTGTAGTGCCATATCTTGACAAGACTGACTTTCTAAGGCTTCAAAATGGCAG TGACATACGTGGTGTGGCTCTTGAGGGTGTTGAGGGAGAGGATGTTAACCTCACTGAACCTGTTGCTGAAGCAATAGGAGCTGCTTTCGCTGGATGGTTAGTGGAGAAAAAGAAAGCAGATGCTTCTCAGCATCTGAGAGTTTCTATTGGCCATGATTCCCGGATATCAGCCAAACTACTGCAG AATGCAATTTCTCGTGGTCTTGCTGGTGCTGGCCTAGAAGTTGTCCTTTATGG ATTAGCATCAACACCAGCTATGTTCAATAGCACACTCACAAAGGATGAAGCATTTTCATGTCCTGTTGATGGGTCCATTATGATAACAG CAAGTCATCTTCCTTTCAACAGAAATGGATTCAAATTTTTCACAAATGGCGGTGGTCTTGGGAAGCCTGACATCAAAGATATCTTAGAGCGGGCTGCAAACATATACAATCAATTTACAGAAGAAAGTTTGACGCTTTCTGAGAGAGTGGCTTCGTTATCTACTAAGACAGTTGATTACATGACTGTGTATACATCTGATCTAGTAAAAGCAGTACGCAAAGCAGCTGGAAACATAG AGAAACCATTGGAGGGTTTCCATATAGTTGTTGATGCAGGCAATGGAGCAGGTGGTTTTTTCGCT GCAAAGGTGTTGGAACCTCTTGGGGCAATAACTTCTGGCAGTCAATTTTTGGAGCCTGATG GCTTGTTTCCGAACCATATCCCCAATCCTGAGGACAAGACAGCAATGAAAGCTATAACCAAGGCTGTCCTTGATAACAAAGCTGATCTTGGAATTATCTTTGATACTGATGTGGACAG ATCTGCTGCTGTGGATTCTACTGGTCGTGAATTCAACCGAAATCGTTTGATTGCCTTAATGGCAGCTATTGTTCTTGAGGAA CATCCTGGAACAACTATTGTCACGGACAGTGTGACTTCTGATGGCCTTACCACATTTATTGAAAAGAAACTCG GTGGCAAACATCATCGGTTCAAGAGAGGCTACAAAAATGTGATTGATGAAGCTATTCGTTTG AACTCTACTGGTGAGGAGTCACATCTGGCAATTGAAACCAGTGGACATGGAGCTCTTAAGGAGAATAATTGGCTTGATGATGGCGCATACCTAATG GTCAAGATTTTAAATAAACTTGCGTCTGCAAGAGCTTCTGGCGTGGGTGGAGGAAGCAATGTTTTAACTGGTCTAATAGAAGGGCTCCAGGAACCTGCTTTTTCTGTAGAACTGAGATTAAAGATAAACCAAAATCATCCAGATCTTAAAGGAGG ATCTTTTCGGGAGTATGGAGAAACTGTGCTGAAACATTTGGAGAACTCTATTGGCTCTGATCCAAACCTGCAAAAGGCTCCTGTAAACTTTGAAGGG ATCCGAGTTTCTGGCTATGGTGGGTGGTTCCTTCTTAGACTATCACTCCATGATCCTGTACTTCCCCTTAACATTgag GCACCTAATAACGAAGGTGCTGTGAAGCTTGGACTTGTTGTGCTTGCAGCTGTAAAGGAATTTGCAGGTTTAGATACATCAGCCTTGAACAAATTCGTAGGATCATAA
- the LOC123919503 gene encoding phosphoglucomutase isoform X2, with translation MAASASSTVVPYLDKTDFLRLQNGSDIRGVALEGVEGEDVNLTEPVAEAIGAAFAGWLVEKKKADASQHLRVSIGHDSRISAKLLQNAISRGLAGAGLEVVLYGLASTPAMFNSTLTKDEAFSCPVDGSIMITASHLPFNRNGFKFFTNGGGLGKPDIKDILERAANIYNQFTEESLTLSERVASLSTKTVDYMTVYTSDLVKAVRKAAGNIEKPLEGFHIVVDAGNGAGGFFAAKVLEPLGAITSGSQFLEPDGLFPNHIPNPEDKTAMKAITKAVLDNKADLGIIFDTDVDRSAAVDSTGREFNRNRLIALMAAIVLEEHPGTTIVTDSVTSDGLTTFIEKKLGGKHHRFKRGYKNVIDEAIRLNSTGEESHLAIETSGHGALKENNWLDDGAYLMVKILNKLASARASGVGGGSNVLTGLIEGLQEPAFSVELRLKINQNHPDLKGGSFREYGETVLKHLENSIGSDPNLQKAPVNFEGIRVSGYGGWFLLRLSLHDPVLPLNIEAPNNEGAVKLGLVVLAAVKEFAGLDTSALNKFVGS, from the exons ATGGCAG CTTCTGCATCTTCTACTGTAGTGCCATATCTTGACAAGACTGACTTTCTAAGGCTTCAAAATGGCAG TGACATACGTGGTGTGGCTCTTGAGGGTGTTGAGGGAGAGGATGTTAACCTCACTGAACCTGTTGCTGAAGCAATAGGAGCTGCTTTCGCTGGATGGTTAGTGGAGAAAAAGAAAGCAGATGCTTCTCAGCATCTGAGAGTTTCTATTGGCCATGATTCCCGGATATCAGCCAAACTACTGCAG AATGCAATTTCTCGTGGTCTTGCTGGTGCTGGCCTAGAAGTTGTCCTTTATGG ATTAGCATCAACACCAGCTATGTTCAATAGCACACTCACAAAGGATGAAGCATTTTCATGTCCTGTTGATGGGTCCATTATGATAACAG CAAGTCATCTTCCTTTCAACAGAAATGGATTCAAATTTTTCACAAATGGCGGTGGTCTTGGGAAGCCTGACATCAAAGATATCTTAGAGCGGGCTGCAAACATATACAATCAATTTACAGAAGAAAGTTTGACGCTTTCTGAGAGAGTGGCTTCGTTATCTACTAAGACAGTTGATTACATGACTGTGTATACATCTGATCTAGTAAAAGCAGTACGCAAAGCAGCTGGAAACATAG AGAAACCATTGGAGGGTTTCCATATAGTTGTTGATGCAGGCAATGGAGCAGGTGGTTTTTTCGCT GCAAAGGTGTTGGAACCTCTTGGGGCAATAACTTCTGGCAGTCAATTTTTGGAGCCTGATG GCTTGTTTCCGAACCATATCCCCAATCCTGAGGACAAGACAGCAATGAAAGCTATAACCAAGGCTGTCCTTGATAACAAAGCTGATCTTGGAATTATCTTTGATACTGATGTGGACAG ATCTGCTGCTGTGGATTCTACTGGTCGTGAATTCAACCGAAATCGTTTGATTGCCTTAATGGCAGCTATTGTTCTTGAGGAA CATCCTGGAACAACTATTGTCACGGACAGTGTGACTTCTGATGGCCTTACCACATTTATTGAAAAGAAACTCG GTGGCAAACATCATCGGTTCAAGAGAGGCTACAAAAATGTGATTGATGAAGCTATTCGTTTG AACTCTACTGGTGAGGAGTCACATCTGGCAATTGAAACCAGTGGACATGGAGCTCTTAAGGAGAATAATTGGCTTGATGATGGCGCATACCTAATG GTCAAGATTTTAAATAAACTTGCGTCTGCAAGAGCTTCTGGCGTGGGTGGAGGAAGCAATGTTTTAACTGGTCTAATAGAAGGGCTCCAGGAACCTGCTTTTTCTGTAGAACTGAGATTAAAGATAAACCAAAATCATCCAGATCTTAAAGGAGG ATCTTTTCGGGAGTATGGAGAAACTGTGCTGAAACATTTGGAGAACTCTATTGGCTCTGATCCAAACCTGCAAAAGGCTCCTGTAAACTTTGAAGGG ATCCGAGTTTCTGGCTATGGTGGGTGGTTCCTTCTTAGACTATCACTCCATGATCCTGTACTTCCCCTTAACATTgag GCACCTAATAACGAAGGTGCTGTGAAGCTTGGACTTGTTGTGCTTGCAGCTGTAAAGGAATTTGCAGGTTTAGATACATCAGCCTTGAACAAATTCGTAGGATCATAA